Part of the Leptolyngbya sp. BL0902 genome, TCACCCGTTCGGCATCGTCGGGGTGGATGTGAATGGCCCAAAAGCCTTCCCAGCCAACGATTTCTGCTGGGGAATAGCCCACCATGCCCTCAATATTTTGGCTGATGAAGGTGATGGTGTAGTCCATGCTACAGGCGAAAATAGCGGCGGGGTTAGTGGCCAAGATAAACTCTAGGCGATCCTTGAGCTGTTGGGTTTCTGCCTCAGACTGCTTCAAGACCGTGATATCCTGCACCGACCCAAGGATAGAAGCCACCCGGCCATCGGCGTCGCGGCTGAAGACGGTATAGCGGTTGAACACCCAGCGAGGTTCGCCCTGGGCATCACAAATCCGTAGTTCATTGCTGCGAGTTTCACCGTCGGCGAGGTCATTCAGGTGGGCATAGTCATCGATCAGCCGTGCTAACTGATCAGGGGGCAACAGCCGAGAGAAAAAGTCAGCCCCCATGGCCAGTACGTCTTCGATGCTGTAGCCGAGAATGTCCTGCACGGCCCCGCTCACGTAGAGGTTGCGGCGTTCCTTGATGCCGTAGACATACAAAATATTGGGCGAGGCATCGGTGATGTGCTGTAAAAAGGCGCGGCTCTCCTTAAGGGCGCGTTCCGCCCGCTTCCGATCACGAATATCCACCGCCAAGCAGAGGGTTTCGCGTTCGTTGACCATCACGCCCCCAATCAGGATAGGAATCCGATGGCCTTCCCGATGGAAGTACTCCTTCTCAAAGGCGCTAATCCAGCCCTGCTGCGCCAGTTCTACCGCCAGTCGTCGATCCTGTTCGGCATACTCCGGCGGGGTGAGGGCATCCCAGCGCAGGGCTCCTGCTTCTAGGGCTTGGCGGTCATAGCCCACCAGGGTTAAAAAATAATCGTTAGCCTCCAAAATGCTGCCCTCTAGATCGGTCAGCAGCAGCCCCACCACATCCGACTGGAGAAGCTTCCGAAAACGACTCTCGCTGGTTTGCAAATGGGCGAGGGACTGGTTGAGGTCGGCCTGACTGGTTTGAATCGTCTGCGCCATCCGATTAAACGTGTCCGTCAGATGGGCCAGTTCGGCAATGGCGGTGGGCTCGGTCAAGACCTGGGGCAATCCCTCCGCCAACCCTTGGCTGGCCTGGGCAATTTGCCGTAGCGGGGCCATAATCAACCGTGCGGTTAGCCAACCTAGCCCCGTCGATGCGAGCAGCGTCCCCCCCCACAGAAGCCATAAACTCCGCTGATTGGCCTGCACATTGGCCATCAAGTCTGCATTGGGCAATATCAGTACTAGTACCCAGTCTAGGCCATAGGAATCTCGGTAAGTTTGCGCATCCACATACAGCACATCGCGGTTGACTTGCAGGGTTGCATGGCTGTGGCGAGGCAGGTGATCGAAGGTCGCATTCCCCTGGAGCAGGTGTTGGGCAACGGCTCGCAGGTGGGGATCGTCGCTCTCCTGGGCATAGAGGCGCTGAATGGTGCCTTGTGCATCGCGGCTATAGGGTGGGTCTGGAGCAGAACTAGCGACTAGCGCCCCAGACCGCTCCCAAATAAACGCCTGCCCTGTCGGCGAAAACTCTAGCTCAGCTAGAAACTTGCTAATATCCGCCAACAGCAGAAACGAATTTAAGACTCCCTCAAATTGCCCCTGGTCATCCCGCAAGGGCAGCAGGGCATTGATGGAAAGCTGGGATGTGGTGTGGGTCGAAAAAATCGGCGACCAAGCCTGACGGGGGAGGGACTGCGCCGCCCGATACCAGGTTAATTCGCTGAGGGGTAAAGATTGGGTGTAGGCCACTTCTTGCGGTAGGCCCCGATCATCCACCAAAGAAAAATAACGTTCGCTGAGATGGAGGGGGTTGCGATGAATTAAAAAAGGCGTGTTGGGCAACAGAGATCGCCCTGTGAGTTGCTCTGCTTGGGCCAGGGATATGGGGCTGGTTAACTTGCCGTAGCCTAGCTCTAGCCCCGATTCTAGCCCTAGGGTCACGGGGGGCAGGGTGGGCGCAAGCTGCATTTGTCGCCACAAAATCTGGCGCAGTTGAGCTTCGTTCTCCACAGGCCACTGGCTTTGCTGAAGGAGCTGGTAGGTGGCTTTTAGGGCACGATGGTGCCGCTGCAACCGCAAATCTAGATCCGCGTGAATGCGCTGGGCAGTCTGTTCACGGAGCTGCTCAGCGACCTGCTCTAGATCCTGTCGGGCGCTGCGCTGAGACAGGTAAACCGCCACCCCCACTGCCCCTGCCACCTGCACCACAAAAGGTACCACCAGCACCCACAGCAGGGGCACTCGGGGCCACTTCTGCCGCTGGGCATTGGGCCAAACCTGAGGCAACGGCAACTTCATAGGTCAGCGAATTGTTGAACTGCGGCTTTTTCCAGTGTCCCTCTGTCAGACTATAGGCATACAACCCCATAAACCCTGATTTTACCCTTGCGGGTTCTACTGAATTAGGGCCGCTGAGATACTGGTCGTGTCGGATCCCTCTACAGCCTCAATAGCCAGGTGATCCAGAGAGCAATTACGGCTTGTTGCGTTTAGATCGTCCTAGGCAATCTCATCAGGGTCAATCCCTAACTCCCGGAGCTTGGCGGCTAGCCTTTCACTCCGCTGCCGTTCGGCCTTAGCAGATTCCTCTGGACTGGGCACCAGGTTGCCCTCTGGGGTAAAAAAGCGCAGTTGGTTGTTGTGAATGCCCAGGTACAGCCCCAGTTGCTCACTCCAGCGCCAGCCCCGATCATTGGCCTCCAGCGGACGATAGGTGCCATCAACTAAATGAAATCCCTCAAACTCCAAACTATGGGGGTCGAACCAAAAATAGTCGGGGGTGCGGAAGGTGTCTTGGTAAAGCTGCTTTTTCAAGCCCCGGTCGGTCTGGGCAGTGGAGTCCGACAGCAGCTCGATAATCACATGGGGGTACTTGCCCTCCTCTTCCCACACCACCCAACTCTTGCGAGGACGACGCTCGGTACCCAGCACCACAAAGAAGTCCGGCCCTCGGAAGTCCTCCGACTTGCGCTGCTTAGGGCTGTAGTAAATGGTGAGGTTGCCAAAGGCGTAGTAATCTTGGCGGTCGCGCCAGAGCCAATCTAAACACTGAATTAACAGCAGAATTTGGCGCAAATGAAGTTCGGTTTCCAAGGGGGGTTCGTCGCTATAGAGGTCGCCAGGGGGAAACACCACCGCTTGCTCAGCCGGGGATGCCGCCGTCTGGGACGGATCGTTAGGGGCGATCACGGAAGTAGCGGAGGGCTGGGCAAGCGTCATGGCAAGGGTGCGAGTGCGGGTGCTTTCAGTATAGCGATGCGAGTAGGGCCAGATTTTTTGTAGGTGAGGTAGCGCAATAGCAGACCCCAACCAGCCCAGCCACTCTGGCGGGTGTTGGGGTCTGATCCGCTGCACTCAACCTACGTTAGGGATGGGTTCTACTTTAGGAATGGGTCAGGCCATCCGGGAGGTGGAATCCCTACTGGGGCAGCACCGCCAGACGGTAGGATCCCTGGCCTTCAAACTCGAAGGATGTCACCAGCAGCAGGTATTGTTCGGTGCCGGGGAGGGTGATGTCGATGCGGGAGTTGGTGTTGGTGGGGCTGATGTCGTCGTTGGAGGCGATGGATTCGCCCTTGGCATTAATCAGGATCAACACGGGGTCGAAGTCATCGCTGTCTAGGGTGATGCTCACCGATTGTCCGGCGGTGCCGTTGAAGGTATGGGTGGAGGCAAAGCGGTTGCCTTGGTCAAACTCCACCACCTGTTTGTGGGGGCCAAGGCGGTCTTGGACTTGCAACAGGGGCGCAGAGGCCACCGCATGGGCAAGGGAAAGGGTTGGCATGCTGTGGGCGGTATGGCGTACCGACAACGGGGCAGCGGTTGAAATGACTAGGGTGGCAAGAAAAAGGCCGATGGTGCTGAGGCGTTGCATAGGAGTAAGTCCTTACGAAGGGGGTTGATTGCGGTCGTAGGGACTTACTTCTGAGCCATCACCACTTATTCAGGTTTGGGATTATCCATCCCTGAACATATCTTGGGCACAAATCGCCTCAACCACGGCCTGACGCATCATGGCCAAAACCCTGGAGGGGTCGTCTACCGAGAACAACCAGCCTAGGGCATCGGCATTCAGGTTGCGATCCAAAAAGAATTCGGCCTTGGCTAGGGCGATGGCTTCTGTATCCAGATCGTTGTGGGCTAGATTCGCTTCGAGGTGGGCTAAATCGGTGGCAATTTGGTCGCGCTCCTCGCCCTCCGGCATGATCTGCAAAGGAAATCGGCGGCTAGAGACTACACGGCCATCCAGGGCAAAGGTCTCGACTTGCTGCTCGTAGGTGGTGCCCGGTTCGAGAGGATCGCCGTTGTAGGGCTGGATGGCGACAAAGGTTTCATCCGGCGTCAACGGCGTTGTCCAAAAGGGTTCCTCGTCATCTGAAATATAGAAAGCCGTACTTTTGAGGTCGCCCTGGAGGATCAGCAGCGGTTCTAGCGTCCAAACCATCTCGCCATCGCCAGGGCTAACCAGGCAAACGCCACTGCCCCGCGATCCGCCATCGCGGCCACGGTTGGTGTCTTGCAACGGGCCACCGCTGGCCAGAGTGCGAAGGCGACCCCAACTTAGCCAAGGGCTGAGCGTTTCGGAGGATGCGGGGGTGAACGAGGACAGAGTGGCCACCACCGCCACACTACCGATAGCCGCCATCATCCATCTAGCTTTGTTCATCGGGGGCCTCCTTAAGCTTGGGTAAACTGTACAGCCAAACTGTGAGCGTGGGCAGCAGCCAGGGCAACAGCACCGCCGCCGACAGATACACCTGCAACGCCAACACTCCATAGCCCAGGGTGGCCATCACCAAGCAGGCCGCTAGGGTCATCCGTTTGGGGGAACGTTGGCGAAGGTACAGGGTGAGCGCTTTGCCCACCGCCGCCGCCGCCAGCACCAGCCACAGGTCGGGGATGGGAATCACCAGGCGATTGTGGAGTAGGTGGTGGGTGATGTAGGCATGGGTTTCGCCGCCCGTGAAGTCGAGCAGGCGTTGTCCGGTGCGGTCGCGCCAGTAGCCAATGGCGGCGGGCTGGGGAAAGTTGTCGTCGCCCTCGCGGCCAATGCCTGCGGCATCGTAGTAACCCGGCACGATCATCACCAGGGTGTTGTCGAGGCGGGAGAGGGGCAACAGGGCCGTTTCCGGGTCTTCCAAAAGCTGCCAAGCGGGCACCGTGCGGTAGACCTGGGAGGGGGGAATGGAAAAGTCGATTAGCGGTTGCAGCCAGTGTTGGCCCCAGCGGGTGGAGAGTTGGGTGAGGGGATGCACCTCGGCCCACGGAGATAGGCCCAGGGAAGTCTCGCGCTGGTAAGCTTGCACTTGGGCTTCTAGGGCAGGGCCGCTGAGGCTGGGGCGAGGCACATTTGAATCGCCTTGTTTGGCTCTCTGGTGAAGTGTCCAGGCGGTGGCCAACTGGTAGCTAAAGGGGGTTTTGGCGTCGGGATGGGCCTCGCGGGGCAGCACATGGCGAAAGGGAATAAAGGCGTTGCCCTGCAAAATTCGGTCAGGGTCGATCACGGTGGGGTAGGGGGTTGTCCAGGAAAAGTCGCGGTTGCGGCTGCTAATCAGCACGGGCCAGGTTTGCTGATCCAGGGCGCGGCTCAGGGCTTGGTTGAGGGCGGGATCGTGGTCGGTTTGGGGTAAGTCGAGGATGTAGTCGAGGCCAATCACAGCGGCCTGACGATTACTCAGTTCAGTAATCAGGTTGGCCAACAGGGCGCGGTTGATGGGTCTGGGGTTGTCGATGCCCAGGCGGGTAAAGGTTTCGGGGTCGATCTGCACCAGCACAATCGGCGAGGGCGAATCGGCGGCCACTTGCCCTGTGCGATCTCGGTAGATGGCCTGGGCCAGCACCCGCTGATCCAGCAGCCAATCCTGGACGGCAGGCACCAGGCTAACTAGGCAGAGGGTCGCAACGGTGACGGCCTCGTAGGCGGTGGGTTGCCAGCGACGGATCAGGGAACGCCAGCCCACGGGCTGAATCCGGTAGGGCACCGAGTCGGGGTGGCGAAACAGCGACGGCACCAGGTAAGCCGAGGGATAGGTGAGTTCCTGCTTCACCTTGAGGTAATCACTGGCCTGACGCAGGGCCTCCTGCACATCGTCGAACTGGGTGAGGTGCTGCAACAACTGCACCAAAAAGGTTTGGGCCACCTGGTTATGAATCGGCTCCCGCATAATCGCCACCTGGCTCAGCCCCAAGCTAATCAACGCCTGAGCGATATCCAACCCGCTGCACGAGTTAAACAGGGCAAACTGAAGCCCGTGGCGCTGAGCGGCTTGCAGGGCGGGGGCCAGTTCCTTGATGGAAAGGGCGGTGTTGGGCGCAATGGCCACCTGGCCATCCAGCAGGGCCGATTCGTTGCTGTGTCCGGCAAAAAACAACACATCCCAACCGCGAGGATCGGCAATGGTGCGGCCAATGCGCTGCTTGAGGGCGGTAGTATCTTCCCCCGGTTGCCAGCCCAGGTAGTGAATCTCTAGCAGCCGATTTTGGGCATTGAGGGCGTTGCGTTCGCCCGTAAAATTCAGCCCGGTTTCGTCGCCCAGGATGGCCAACACCCGCGCCTTGCCCCGCCGAAAGGACTGGCGATTCACCGTCGTGGCCCGAATATTCGGCGGCGAGCGCACAATCTGCACCTGCTGGCCCAATTCCCAGGTTTCCCAGGGCAGACGGGCAATGTCTATGGGGTCGCAGGCGATGAATAGCTCCAAGGGGGTGCCGTTGCGCTCCGCCGTTTGGGAAGCCGCCGCCAACTCGGCCCGCAGGTCGTAGAGCTTGCCGTCCTTCAACCAAGTGTGAAACTCCGACAACAGCCGCGCCTCGGCCTGCTTAAGCTGACTGTGCCAATCCACCTCCACCGCCATTACCTGCCCTGCCACTCCCACTCGGCCCCGCATACCGTGCTTGTAGTAGCCCAGGTAGGCCCGCTGCCACGCGCCATACAACCCCAGCAACGCCGGAGGAAACGGCACAGTCACCGTTAATCGCTGCCCCTGGCCCCAGGTAAGGTCAAACAGGCAGCTTTGGTCGATTTTGTGGATAGTTAGGCGATAGGACATGGGAGGGGGCAGGGTGAAAAAGACGCGGTGAACTGGAGAGGGGGAGAGGGGGAGATACCGCTCAGAAGGCGTAGGTTGGCCATTACTCCATCGGGCTCCATTGGCCAGAGAACATAAACGAGGCCCAGTAGTAGGGATGCTGGTAGGTCGGATTCTGCATAAACTCAAGCTGTACTTGGCGCAGGGCTTCGCTGCGGCCTTCGCCGTCGGTGAGGCGTTGGTAATAGCGCTGCATCAGTTCGGCGGTGCCGAGGTCGTCCACCTTCCACAGGCTCATCAGTTGGCTTTCGGCCCCAGCCATCACAAAGGCGCGACGCAGCCCATAGACCCCTTCGCCATTGGCCACGTCACCTACCCCGGTTTCGCAGGCGCTGAGCACCACCAAACGAGTGCCACGCAGATTGAGTGTGGTGGCCTCTAGGGCGGTAAGAACGCCATCTTCCCCAGCACTGGTGCGACTGTTGAACCCAGCTAGGGCCAACCCAGACCGCAGTAAGGGATTTTCGTTGTTGACGGGGCGAGTCGGCGGCGCAACCAGGCCCGTGGGTTCCAAAAATCCGGTGGCTCGGTCGCCACGGGTGGCCGGGGGCGGCACAAATTCCACATCTTCGAGGAAAAATCCGTGGGTGGCGATGTGCAGAATGCTGGGGGCTTGCACGGCCTTGAGGGCGTTTTCGGTGGCGGTGGTTTCGGTGAGGAGGATGGCGTTGCTGGGCAGCAGGGGGGCGATGGCCTCGACTTCTCGCTGGGTGCCGGGGAGGGGGCCAAAGCGGAGGTTGGTGATGTCGGTGGAGCGTTGGGTGGCCCTCACCCCCGGCCCCTCTCCCATGGGGAGAGGGGAGTTAGAAGCGGCGGCGGTGAGTTGGGTGGCGTTGGGGTTGGCGGTGTCGTAGTTGGGGTTGGCGAAAATCACCGGGGGCTGCTGGCTGGGGGCGGGGTTCTGCAATCGCAGCAGGTCGCGCCCGGTGGTGAGGTGGGTGAGGGTGTAGGTTTCGACCAAATAGCGGTCTTGCTCGTCAAGCAGGGCGGCGAAGGGGATCAGGTTGAGCTGGCTGTCGGGGGAGAGCAGCAGGTGGGTGGCCTCGCCGAGCAGGGGGCGGATGGGGGCCATGACCAGATCATCCAGGGCGCGGGCGGTGGTGCGGGCTTGGGTGAGATTTTGGGAGGTGCGGGTGGCGGCGAGGAAGGCACGGGCGACGGTGTCGATGGCTTCGGCCTCGCCCAGGTCTACCCATTTGGGATTGCCAGTGCTGTGCAGAATGTAGGCGGCGTAGCGAGGAGTGCCCCAGCGTTCGGACTGGCTAGCGGCGGGGTTGAAGGGGCGATACTGCACCAGTTCCACCAGGGCAGCATCAGCGGGAATCAGCGCCTGGACGGCTTCGATTTCGACCGGCTCGGTTTCGACCCGGAACTCGGCGCTGCGGCGGGATAGTTCGTTCTCTAGGCGGTTGGCTTCTTGGCGGAGGTTGTCGATGCGGTTGCGGTAGACCTCTGGGTCTTGGTTGCCTAAACCCGCATAAAGTTGGGTGGCGAGCTGGGTTTGCGCGGCGGTGTAGTCATCCAGCAAAGGGGCGAGGTCGGTACTAAGGTTTTGGCGTAGGAGTTGTTGGGTGTCGGTGACGGCATCAAGGACGCGGCCCTTGCGGCGGAGTATGGTGGTGAGGGCGAGGCGGGCGGCGGTGGGATTAGTTGCGGCGTTTTGTAGGTGTAGAGAAGTCACATGATTGGTGGTGGCAGAAAGGGTAGCGATGTATGCCCGTTTGCGATCATCAGAGCCGATGGCCAGGTTTAGGTTGAGGTTGGCTTCTTCAATAGCCAGTCCTTGCCGAAAGTATGTGAGCGCTGGCTCAATTCTGCTTTGAGCATGGTAAAGCCCAACTAAGTTATTGAGGCTGGTAGCGATATGAGGATGACTGTCTTCCAAATGCTCTCTATGAATCGCCAGTGACTCTTGCATGAAGAGTTCAGCTTCCCTATAGCGTCCTTGTTCCACGTACAGCGTTGCCAAATTGTTGAGATTTAGGGCAACATCAGGGTGACTACCGCCCCAATGCTCTCTGCGAATTGCTAGTGATTCCTCGAGAAGGGATTCAGCCTGATCATATTGTTCTTGAGCCTGATACAGCCCAGCTAGATTACTAAGGCTAGAGGCGACATCAGTGTGGCTAGGGCCAAAATGCTCACGAAGAATCGTCAGCGACTCCTGGTAAAGAGGCTCGGCCTCCTCGTAGCGCCCCTGCACAAAGTACAGCAAGGCAAGGCCATTGAGGCTTTGGGCAACGTCGGGGTGGCTGTCGCCCAACTGCTCATAACGAATTGTGAGTGCCTCTTGGTAGAGAGGTTCAGCTTCCCCATAGCGCCCTTGATCATGGTACAGCGAAGCCAAGTGGTCTAGGCTTTGGGCGACGTCAGGGTGGCTGTTACCCAAATGCTCATGGCTAATTTCCAACGCCTCTTGAAAGAGTAATTCTGCCTCCCCGTAGCGCCCTTGGGCCTGATATGTCGAAGCAAGGTTATTAAGACTGCTAGCGACATCAGGGTGGCTGTCACCCAACAGTCCACCAAGAATTCGTAGGGACTCCTGGAATAGTGGTTCTGCCTCATCAAAGCGCCCTGCCTCATACAGCTCAACTCCCTGAGCATTGATACGGACTGCTTCAGCTCGTTGTTCGGCTCGCTCTACGTCAGCCGTGGTTCCAGGTTGTATGGTTAATTGATAACGTCCCGTTTCACCGGAGATAAAAGAGAGCACACTAACCTGGTATGTGCCCGTGTCAGGCAAGCTCAGAACAAGACGAGCATTGGTGCCTTCTCCACCATCATGATTTGCACCAACCAGTTCGCGATTGAGGTCAAATAATCCTAAAAATGTGTCAAATTCATCGCTGATGAGATCAATGACCACAATTTGACCCGCTACAGCTTCAAACATGTGGACAGTCCAAAATCGGCCATCGCTCATAGTTTCGCTGTTCTCATCCAGCACCCCCGTAAAAGTCAGCGGCTCAAAGTCTGGAACCGACTGGGCCACCTTTATCGACTTACCCTGGGCCGAGGGCTGCGACCACGCCCTGGGGCTATGGCCCAGCAGCAGCAGCGCCAGCAGCGCCAAACTCGCCAAACGGGTTGGCCTGCTTTTCTGAAATATCCAAAGCAGTCTGCGGATAGGCTGGGGCAGGGATTTCATCGCAACCTCTGGGGGCTAGGGGGTCGATAACAGGGGCATTTCCTCCTTATATAGTCCTGGCCGAGCCGAGCTTATTCAGTTTGGCCCAGACAATCTTTAGGATTTGGTGCTACCGACGCCGATAGGCTCAGCTTCCATGCTCTGCTATGGCGATTGCCTAGGCTGCGTTCGACTCAATCGGCTTTACGGTCAGGGTCAAACCCACTGACTTCAAAACCGCAATCAGATTGATCAGCGTTGGGTTGCCATGCTCAGACAACATCTTGTACAGGCTTTGGCGATTGAGGTCTGTAATTTCAGCCAAAATACCAACCCCGCCGTGGGCATCGGCCACATAGCGCAGCGCCATCAAAAACTCCGCAACATTGCCGCCCTCAATCGCCGCTGAGAGATAGTCCGCCGCTACCTCAACATCACACAGTTCTTCAACCAAAATATCGTCATAGCTTTCAGTCGGCATGGCTTGTATACTCCTGCCAATAGTCGTGGGCATTCTGAATATCCTGCGGCTGAGAAGACTTGTCGCCGCCGCAAAGCAAAATCACGATCTCAGCCCCATCCAACCCAAAGTAAACCCGAAACCCTGGCCCAAAGCTGAGCCTTAATTCGTACACCCCCGCCCCCACACTACGACAATCGCCAAAGTTGCCTAGCCGCAGTCGATCAATCCGCTGCAAGATCCTGGCCTTATATCGTTTGTCCTTCAGACCCTTAATCCAAGTCTTGAAGGGGGTTTTGCCACCGGGTGTCACGTAGGATTTGACTAACCTGGGCTTGCTTTCCATAGATGAATTGTCGCATAAAAGCGACTGGGCAATTCAGAGATTCATGATTGGCCGCGCTGACCGTGCTACACCTAGCGACTACTGCCCCAGCGCCAACGCTTCCAAATGGTGCTTCATGGCCAAATCCCCGTGGCCACAGAGGCGGCAGAGTTTCGCCATCTTTCGCCGCACCTTCACCTCAAACCAGCGGCCCTCAAACACCGCTGATTTAGATTGGGCCATATCCAGCGCCCCTTCGTAGCAAGCCAGGGCATACCAGTATTGCGACTGAGCTTGGTACACCTGGCCGAGGTCAACCAGCACCAGCGCTTCGCCCACTTCATCACCTAGCCTATGGCGAATCGAGAGTGCCTGTTCAAGCTGTTTTACCGCCAGGGCATAGTGCCCCTCACAGAAGTTGGCCTGACCCAGCAGGTGCAGGGCGGCGGCATGGTGGGTTTGTACCTCGGTGGGGGGGTGGGGGGTGAGGCTGGCCTTGGTAAAGCTGTGTACTGCAAGATTGGCCCAGCGGCGGGCGGATGTGTAGTCATACCGTTGCAGCATTAGGGTCGCCAGTTGGCAACAGGTTTGCCCTAGGCCCAGCCAGTCTTGGGCGGCGCGAAAGGCGGGAATTGCTTTTTGGTAGCAGGCCATCGCCTGGGGCCATCGCTCTAGTTGCAGGTAGAGCAGACCTTCGGTGCGGTGGGCTTGGGCAACCTGGCGGGATAGGGTGGTTTGGACATCGGCAAGTTTGGCTCCGATGAGGGCAACGGTGGCTACGGTGCAACGGAACGATAGCTGAACGTTCATGGAACAACGGTTGAATGGGGGCATCCTGATCTATGGCTGGCGATACAGAACCTATTCACGCTGACTTTTCCAAATTCCTGGCACGGCAACCCAAAACCCTCCAACCTTGGCCTAGCTCTGGGGGGGCATTGCTTCGCGAAGGTATCCTACGGGCTGGGCTAGGCGTGCGACTAGATTTCTGGCTGAAAGGCAAAGGGGGGCCAGTTCAGGGTAGAGCCGTTGGGCATTTCAACGGTAACGGTAAACTGCTCATCCCAGGCGCCGATTACCTGACCGTAGACGTAGGTGAGGTCTGGGCCTGGGGTTTGGTTTACCAAAATGCCTTCGGCATCGCGCACCACGAGGCGGATACCGGGGGGGAGCTGCTCTCCGGGTACTGGCCCCAGGAAGAAAATAATCGACCATTCCGGCGGCGAAGACTCAAACATCGTCCAGGTGAGGGCGTAGAGGCGAAAGGGAAGCCCCACGCGCTGGAGGTCGGTGTAGGCTCCTCGCGCGGTTCTGGGAATGGAGACCCCTTGGGGGGCAAGCTGGCGCAAGACGGCCTCAAGCTGCTCGGCGGGGGTGCTGACGGACATCATGGCGTGGGCGGGGGCCAAGGGGGGCAGCAGGTTCCAGGCCAGCCCATCGGCCACGGTGTCGAGTTGGTCGCGCAACCAGCGGCCTGCGTTGATTAGGCGATCCATCGACTGAGCTAGATCGGGCCGTTGTCCTGTTGCAGATAGGGCGGATGCCGGAGTCGCCTGGGTTGGGGCAGATTCGGGGCTGGATGCCGCCAGTTGGTCAGGATTCAGGCAGGTGAGGTAGAGCAGAATATCTTCGGGAGAACGGTCGAAGTAGGCCACGGGTACAACATAGGTGCCATCGGCTTGAAGGATGAGATCTCCCCGGCGTTGGTGGGCCAGCAGATGATCGCGTCGGAGTCCTGCCAGGATGGTGACTTGATCCGCTTCTTCGTGGACTTCCGCCAAGATATAGAGGTGGGCGAAGTGGGCGGCATCGTCTAGGCTGCTTTGGGGAATCGTCACTACGTCATCACTGAGGCTACCCTGGGCCACGATGGCCAGTCGAAAATCGTTGACCGTGTAGAGGGAATCCGGGGTAGGAAGACCGTTGGGGTCGTAATACAGCGGGAGATCATTGGCCCCAGATTCTAGCCAGGTTTGTAGCCCCTGCACCGCCATGGCCCGCAGCAAGGTTGGCCACTGCTGAGACTCGTCAGGATGTTGCTGACAAGCCCGCACTGCCCAGTCCATCGCAGCGGGTGACAGGGCGACGGTGGTAGCGTGGCTGGGCTCAAACTCAAACTCGGTCGATTCTGTGGCGTGGCTCATAGGACGAAGGGCGATGAAGGGATGGGCAGCGAAAGAGGGCAACATCATGACTCGGCACCCGGCATAAAGGAATGAATGGTGATACAAAGCTGCTGAGAAAACAGGCTTTTGGCGGTGCGGCCCTTGGGCTGTTGGGCTTCGGCGGCGGCTTCGGCCAGGAGGCTATCTACCGTTTCGGCCAGCAGGGTTTCTAGGGTTTGGTCGATGGCCTGCAAGCGGTCGGCAGAGACATAGGCCACGGCCTGACGCCGGACGGTT contains:
- a CDS encoding DUF1822 family protein gives rise to the protein MMLPSFAAHPFIALRPMSHATESTEFEFEPSHATTVALSPAAMDWAVRACQQHPDESQQWPTLLRAMAVQGLQTWLESGANDLPLYYDPNGLPTPDSLYTVNDFRLAIVAQGSLSDDVVTIPQSSLDDAAHFAHLYILAEVHEEADQVTILAGLRRDHLLAHQRRGDLILQADGTYVVPVAYFDRSPEDILLYLTCLNPDQLAASSPESAPTQATPASALSATGQRPDLAQSMDRLINAGRWLRDQLDTVADGLAWNLLPPLAPAHAMMSVSTPAEQLEAVLRQLAPQGVSIPRTARGAYTDLQRVGLPFRLYALTWTMFESSPPEWSIIFFLGPVPGEQLPPGIRLVVRDAEGILVNQTPGPDLTYVYGQVIGAWDEQFTVTVEMPNGSTLNWPPFAFQPEI
- a CDS encoding tetratricopeptide repeat protein codes for the protein MNVQLSFRCTVATVALIGAKLADVQTTLSRQVAQAHRTEGLLYLQLERWPQAMACYQKAIPAFRAAQDWLGLGQTCCQLATLMLQRYDYTSARRWANLAVHSFTKASLTPHPPTEVQTHHAAALHLLGQANFCEGHYALAVKQLEQALSIRHRLGDEVGEALVLVDLGQVYQAQSQYWYALACYEGALDMAQSKSAVFEGRWFEVKVRRKMAKLCRLCGHGDLAMKHHLEALALGQ
- a CDS encoding type II toxin-antitoxin system RelE/ParE family toxin gives rise to the protein MESKPRLVKSYVTPGGKTPFKTWIKGLKDKRYKARILQRIDRLRLGNFGDCRSVGAGVYELRLSFGPGFRVYFGLDGAEIVILLCGGDKSSQPQDIQNAHDYWQEYTSHAD
- a CDS encoding CHAT domain-containing tetratricopeptide repeat protein; its protein translation is MKSLPQPIRRLLWIFQKSRPTRLASLALLALLLLGHSPRAWSQPSAQGKSIKVAQSVPDFEPLTFTGVLDENSETMSDGRFWTVHMFEAVAGQIVVIDLISDEFDTFLGLFDLNRELVGANHDGGEGTNARLVLSLPDTGTYQVSVLSFISGETGRYQLTIQPGTTADVERAEQRAEAVRINAQGVELYEAGRFDEAEPLFQESLRILGGLLGDSHPDVASSLNNLASTYQAQGRYGEAELLFQEALEISHEHLGNSHPDVAQSLDHLASLYHDQGRYGEAEPLYQEALTIRYEQLGDSHPDVAQSLNGLALLYFVQGRYEEAEPLYQESLTILREHFGPSHTDVASSLSNLAGLYQAQEQYDQAESLLEESLAIRREHWGGSHPDVALNLNNLATLYVEQGRYREAELFMQESLAIHREHLEDSHPHIATSLNNLVGLYHAQSRIEPALTYFRQGLAIEEANLNLNLAIGSDDRKRAYIATLSATTNHVTSLHLQNAATNPTAARLALTTILRRKGRVLDAVTDTQQLLRQNLSTDLAPLLDDYTAAQTQLATQLYAGLGNQDPEVYRNRIDNLRQEANRLENELSRRSAEFRVETEPVEIEAVQALIPADAALVELVQYRPFNPAASQSERWGTPRYAAYILHSTGNPKWVDLGEAEAIDTVARAFLAATRTSQNLTQARTTARALDDLVMAPIRPLLGEATHLLLSPDSQLNLIPFAALLDEQDRYLVETYTLTHLTTGRDLLRLQNPAPSQQPPVIFANPNYDTANPNATQLTAAASNSPLPMGEGPGVRATQRSTDITNLRFGPLPGTQREVEAIAPLLPSNAILLTETTATENALKAVQAPSILHIATHGFFLEDVEFVPPPATRGDRATGFLEPTGLVAPPTRPVNNENPLLRSGLALAGFNSRTSAGEDGVLTALEATTLNLRGTRLVVLSACETGVGDVANGEGVYGLRRAFVMAGAESQLMSLWKVDDLGTAELMQRYYQRLTDGEGRSEALRQVQLEFMQNPTYQHPYYWASFMFSGQWSPME
- a CDS encoding DNA-binding protein, with product MPTESYDDILVEELCDVEVAADYLSAAIEGGNVAEFLMALRYVADAHGGVGILAEITDLNRQSLYKMLSEHGNPTLINLIAVLKSVGLTLTVKPIESNAA